The Hymenobacter sp. DG01 genome has a segment encoding these proteins:
- the recO gene encoding DNA repair protein RecO, with amino-acid sequence MLIKTRGIVLNYMRYRETSIIARIYTEQLGLQSYVVNGVRKAKPPGRIALFQPLTLLDMVAYTSRSGGLTRLSEYRCAEPFRTLPYDVRKSSVALFLSEITGRVLQEEEKNEPLFAFLHDSILAFDRQEEGFENFALVFLLGLSQYLGFGPETGEQITSQVAFAAAATIGPGSTGPVALRFQEFEEHFDALLRDPSAATIPNGRVRRELLDVLIRYYQLHVEHLGDIRSLAVLSEVLAEL; translated from the coding sequence ATGCTAATCAAAACCCGCGGCATTGTGCTGAACTACATGCGCTACCGCGAAACCAGCATTATTGCGCGCATCTATACCGAGCAGCTAGGGCTGCAGAGCTACGTGGTGAACGGGGTTCGGAAAGCCAAGCCGCCGGGCCGCATTGCCTTGTTTCAGCCGCTCACCCTGCTCGATATGGTGGCCTACACCTCCCGGAGCGGCGGCCTCACGCGGCTCTCGGAATATCGCTGCGCCGAGCCCTTCCGGACCCTGCCCTATGATGTGCGCAAAAGCAGCGTCGCGCTGTTCTTGTCCGAAATTACCGGCCGCGTATTGCAGGAAGAGGAAAAGAACGAGCCTCTGTTCGCGTTTCTGCACGATTCCATTCTGGCCTTCGACCGCCAGGAGGAAGGCTTCGAAAACTTTGCCCTGGTGTTTTTGCTGGGCCTGAGCCAGTACCTGGGCTTCGGACCCGAAACCGGGGAGCAGATTACTTCGCAGGTAGCTTTTGCCGCCGCGGCCACTATTGGACCCGGCAGCACCGGACCCGTAGCTCTGCGCTTTCAGGAATTTGAAGAGCACTTCGATGCCTTGCTGCGCGACCCCAGCGCTGCCACCATCCCCAACGGGCGGGTGCGCCGGGAACTGCTGGACGTGCTGATTCGCTACTACCAACTGCACGTGGAGCACCTCGGCGACATCCGCTCCCTGGCCGTGCTGTCCGAAGTGCTGGCGGAGTTATAG